A genomic stretch from Halorhodospira halophila SL1 includes:
- the grpE gene encoding nucleotide exchange factor GrpE, with protein sequence MTDNQRQSTTDGQPETRDPAQATAEAAEQTQATQASAAVEGELQDGSADSATGASLSADDGADPEALRQRVEELEKALADAEQKAEEHWDQVLRMRAELENARRRAEKDVDQAKRQGLEKVCGDLLQVKDSLEMGVQAAEDAEADREKLLEGSQLTLKMLNQVFERFEIEEINPQGERFNPDYHEAMAAQPSDEQEPNTVLQVVQKGYRLQDRLLRPALVVVAKKGDGGAGSGGSVDETA encoded by the coding sequence ATGACTGATAACCAGCGACAGAGCACGACCGACGGGCAGCCCGAGACGCGCGATCCGGCGCAGGCGACGGCCGAGGCCGCTGAACAGACCCAGGCCACCCAGGCCTCGGCGGCCGTCGAGGGCGAGCTCCAGGACGGGAGCGCGGATTCCGCCACGGGTGCCAGCTTGTCGGCCGATGACGGCGCGGATCCCGAAGCCCTGCGACAACGCGTCGAGGAGCTCGAGAAGGCCCTGGCCGATGCCGAGCAGAAGGCCGAGGAGCACTGGGACCAGGTGCTGCGCATGCGAGCCGAGCTGGAGAACGCGCGGCGCCGCGCCGAGAAAGACGTCGACCAGGCCAAGCGGCAGGGACTGGAGAAGGTCTGCGGGGATCTGCTGCAGGTCAAGGACAGCCTGGAGATGGGCGTGCAGGCGGCCGAAGACGCCGAGGCGGATCGCGAGAAGCTCCTCGAGGGCTCGCAGCTAACGCTCAAGATGCTCAACCAGGTCTTTGAGCGCTTCGAGATCGAGGAGATCAACCCGCAGGGCGAGCGTTTCAATCCCGACTACCACGAGGCCATGGCGGCGCAGCCCAGCGACGAGCAGGAGCCGAATACCGTGCTCCAGGTGGTTCAGAAGGGCTACCGCCTGCAGGATCGCCTGCTGCGCCCGGCGCTGGTGGTGGTCGCCAAGAAGGGCGACGGCGGCGCGGGCAGTGGCGGATCCGTGGATGAGACTGCCTGA
- the dapB gene encoding 4-hydroxy-tetrahydrodipicolinate reductase translates to MSLGIGIIGAGGRMGRMLIEVVHRQPGVHVAAATDRTGGEAVGRDAGELAGQGSLGVPIGDDIPAAVAASDAVIDFSLPEATETVAAACAEAGRPLVLGTTGLGETQREAVHRLAEQVAVMHAANYSTGVTLLTALVEQAARAIGVYSDIEIIEAHHRHKVDAPSGTALRLGEAVADALGRDLSQCAVYGREGHTGERDPQTIGFETIRAGDIVGDHTVLFGGDGERVELTHKASSRTTFASGAVRAAAWVVEQPPGLYDMRDMIGV, encoded by the coding sequence ATGAGCCTGGGCATCGGCATCATCGGGGCCGGTGGTCGTATGGGCCGTATGCTGATCGAGGTCGTGCACCGGCAGCCGGGGGTCCATGTGGCGGCAGCCACCGATCGGACCGGCGGCGAGGCCGTTGGCCGAGATGCCGGCGAGTTGGCCGGGCAGGGCTCCTTGGGGGTGCCGATCGGTGACGATATCCCGGCCGCCGTGGCCGCCAGTGACGCGGTTATCGATTTCAGCCTGCCGGAGGCGACCGAGACGGTGGCCGCCGCGTGTGCGGAGGCGGGTCGTCCGCTGGTGCTGGGGACCACCGGCCTGGGCGAGACCCAGCGCGAGGCGGTCCACCGACTGGCGGAGCAAGTCGCCGTGATGCATGCGGCCAACTACTCCACTGGGGTCACGCTGCTGACCGCGCTGGTGGAGCAGGCGGCGCGCGCCATTGGCGTATACAGCGATATCGAGATCATCGAGGCCCACCACCGCCACAAGGTGGACGCGCCGTCCGGGACCGCCCTGCGCCTGGGCGAGGCGGTGGCCGACGCCCTGGGGCGCGACCTGAGTCAGTGTGCCGTCTACGGTCGCGAGGGACACACCGGCGAACGGGATCCCCAGACCATCGGCTTCGAGACCATCCGCGCCGGCGACATCGTCGGTGATCACACGGTGCTCTTCGGTGGGGATGGCGAACGCGTCGAGCTGACCCACAAGGCCTCAAGCCGCACCACCTTCGCCTCCGGCGCCGTGCGGGCCGCCGCCTGGGTGGTCGAGCAGCCGCCGGGGCTCTACGACATGCGCGACATGATCGGCGTCTGA
- a CDS encoding BadF/BadG/BcrA/BcrD ATPase family protein has translation MSTPGEHAPLLVGLDVGSTTVKAVVIDSADDTLLWHDYRRHETRQLETVRDFLARIEAAVPAARRGDLRLFATGSGGGSVAEALETRFVQEVHAVSLAVEARFPDVGSVVELGGQDAKIIVFKTLEDGSKRKIPAMNDKCAGGTGAVIDKIAAKLAIAPDQLGDTGYLGHTIHPVAGKCGVFAETDINSLQKQGVAAEDLMASLFEAIVQQNLSVLTRGHTLQPRVLLLGGPNTYIRGLQECWRTHIHALWEERGVDWDTPLETAVHVPEQAQYFAAIGAVAFGRSELADDPEAGRYPGPGGLDQWLAGQRTGGHRPGGAPPLVRDHAELARFLREFQPQPWQPARFSPGEQVAGYLGIDAGSTSTKGVLLDPDGEVLAKAYRLSGGNPIEDAVALLAELETAVLRQGAELEVLGVGTTGYAKDILRDVLHADTAVVETVAHAHACEHEHPGTDCIVDVGGQDIKLMFLRDGRVRDFRLNTQCSAGNGYFLQATARAFGMELDDYAEAALSAEAMPEFNHGCAVFLQSDIVDFQRKGWQRHEILAGLAAVLPKNIWLYVAQLPNPADLGERFVLQGGTQHNLAAVKAQVDYLRERFSQIGAECDIRVHRHCGESGAIGAGLEARRLHRSEHRRSTFIGFERARRLQHHTVRDERTRCRFCRNLCLRTFIDVATGDVTDPAAEANTPAQTSVPLAPGFRRLIIASCEQGEVEDKAAMQRIKAVLDRDAERTPNHLDRAAREVFRTPEVESVADPLPQTRLPGLLGRTSVRRRAAMEYRRQVRIGLPRVLNLYSCAPFFLGYFTALGVPERALVFSDYTDPELYRRGANRGSIDPCFPSKLGIPHVHNLLTRKHRRRPLTHIFFPMIKSLPGALDGVLAAQACPTVPGTAEATHAAFRREGDVFAEHGIRFRKTLVSLDDPALCAEQMRADWGAELGISPAESRRAAEQGLAALHAFHQRMEDEQRQTLQRLEQEGRVGIGVLGRPYHNDPGINHGILDDLQRKGYPILWQDALPRDPATLEQLFGAEVRAGAMRSALAIDDVWKHDFSEHSSRKLWAAKFIARHPNLVAVELSNFKCGHDAPIYSVIEAIIEQSGTPYFCFKDLDENRPGGSIQIRTETIDYFLQRYQADLPAGRSAA, from the coding sequence ATGTCGACCCCCGGTGAGCACGCACCGCTGCTCGTCGGCCTGGATGTCGGCTCGACCACGGTCAAGGCCGTGGTCATCGACAGCGCCGACGATACCCTGCTCTGGCACGATTACCGCCGGCACGAGACGCGACAGCTGGAGACCGTGCGCGACTTCCTGGCGCGAATCGAGGCCGCTGTGCCGGCGGCACGGCGCGGCGATCTGCGCCTGTTTGCCACCGGCTCCGGTGGAGGCAGTGTCGCCGAAGCCCTGGAGACGCGGTTCGTGCAGGAAGTCCACGCCGTCTCCCTGGCCGTCGAGGCACGCTTCCCCGACGTCGGCAGCGTGGTGGAACTCGGTGGCCAGGATGCCAAAATCATCGTCTTCAAGACGCTGGAGGATGGCAGCAAGCGCAAGATCCCGGCCATGAACGACAAATGCGCCGGTGGCACCGGCGCCGTGATCGACAAAATCGCCGCCAAGCTGGCCATCGCACCGGATCAACTTGGCGACACGGGGTATCTCGGCCACACCATCCACCCGGTCGCCGGGAAGTGCGGAGTCTTCGCCGAGACCGATATCAACTCGCTGCAGAAGCAGGGCGTCGCCGCCGAGGATCTGATGGCCTCGCTGTTCGAGGCCATCGTGCAACAGAACCTGTCGGTCCTGACCCGGGGTCATACCCTGCAGCCCCGGGTCCTCCTGCTCGGCGGCCCGAACACCTACATCCGCGGCCTACAGGAGTGCTGGCGAACCCATATCCACGCCCTCTGGGAGGAGCGGGGCGTCGACTGGGACACCCCGCTGGAGACGGCTGTCCACGTCCCCGAACAGGCGCAGTACTTCGCCGCCATCGGGGCAGTCGCCTTCGGACGGAGCGAACTGGCCGATGACCCGGAAGCCGGGCGCTACCCCGGTCCGGGCGGCCTCGATCAGTGGCTGGCGGGGCAGCGTACTGGCGGCCACCGGCCGGGCGGCGCGCCACCGCTGGTCCGCGATCACGCCGAGCTGGCGCGTTTCCTGCGCGAGTTCCAGCCCCAGCCCTGGCAGCCGGCCCGCTTCTCCCCCGGCGAACAGGTGGCCGGCTATCTGGGGATCGACGCCGGGTCCACCTCCACCAAGGGCGTCCTGCTGGATCCGGACGGCGAGGTCCTTGCCAAGGCCTACCGACTCTCCGGAGGCAACCCCATCGAAGACGCCGTGGCCCTGCTCGCCGAGCTCGAGACGGCGGTGCTGCGTCAGGGGGCTGAACTCGAAGTGCTCGGCGTGGGAACCACAGGCTACGCCAAGGACATCCTGCGCGACGTGCTCCACGCCGACACCGCCGTGGTCGAGACCGTGGCCCACGCCCACGCCTGCGAACACGAACACCCCGGGACCGACTGCATCGTGGATGTCGGCGGCCAGGACATCAAGCTGATGTTCCTGCGCGACGGGCGGGTCCGCGACTTCCGGCTCAACACCCAGTGCTCGGCGGGTAACGGCTACTTCCTGCAAGCCACCGCGCGTGCCTTCGGCATGGAACTCGACGACTACGCCGAGGCGGCACTCAGCGCCGAAGCGATGCCAGAGTTCAACCACGGCTGCGCCGTCTTCCTGCAATCGGACATCGTCGACTTCCAGCGCAAGGGCTGGCAGCGCCACGAGATCCTCGCCGGCCTGGCCGCCGTCCTGCCCAAGAACATCTGGCTCTACGTGGCGCAACTGCCGAACCCCGCCGACCTCGGGGAACGCTTTGTTCTGCAGGGCGGGACACAGCACAATCTGGCGGCCGTCAAAGCCCAGGTGGACTACCTGCGCGAGCGTTTCAGCCAGATCGGCGCGGAGTGCGACATCCGCGTCCACCGCCACTGCGGCGAGTCCGGGGCCATTGGGGCCGGGTTGGAGGCCCGCCGACTCCACCGCAGCGAGCACCGCCGGTCCACCTTCATTGGCTTCGAACGGGCCCGCCGCCTCCAGCACCATACCGTCCGCGACGAGCGCACACGCTGCCGATTCTGCCGCAACCTGTGCCTGCGCACCTTCATCGACGTCGCCACCGGCGACGTCACCGATCCCGCGGCAGAGGCCAACACGCCGGCACAGACGTCCGTCCCCCTGGCCCCCGGCTTTCGGCGTCTGATCATCGCCTCTTGCGAGCAGGGCGAGGTGGAGGACAAGGCGGCCATGCAGCGCATTAAGGCCGTCCTCGACCGCGACGCCGAGCGCACCCCGAACCACCTAGATCGCGCCGCCCGCGAGGTCTTCCGCACGCCGGAGGTCGAGTCGGTGGCCGATCCACTGCCGCAGACGCGCCTACCCGGCCTGCTGGGCCGAACCAGCGTGCGCCGTCGGGCTGCCATGGAGTACCGCCGACAGGTCCGTATCGGGCTGCCCCGGGTCCTGAACCTCTACAGCTGTGCCCCCTTCTTCCTCGGTTACTTCACCGCGCTCGGCGTCCCTGAGCGCGCGCTGGTCTTCTCGGACTACACGGACCCGGAGCTCTACCGCCGGGGGGCCAACCGCGGCAGCATCGATCCCTGCTTCCCCAGCAAGTTGGGCATTCCCCACGTCCACAACCTGCTCACCCGGAAACACCGCCGGCGCCCGCTCACCCACATCTTCTTTCCGATGATCAAGAGCCTGCCAGGGGCCCTCGACGGCGTGCTGGCTGCCCAGGCGTGCCCCACCGTTCCGGGCACCGCCGAGGCCACCCACGCCGCCTTCCGGCGGGAAGGGGACGTATTCGCCGAGCACGGGATCCGCTTCAGGAAAACCCTGGTCAGCCTGGACGATCCAGCGCTGTGTGCCGAGCAGATGCGGGCCGACTGGGGGGCAGAACTGGGCATCAGCCCAGCGGAGTCACGGCGTGCCGCGGAACAGGGCCTGGCGGCACTGCACGCCTTCCACCAGCGAATGGAGGACGAACAGCGCCAGACGTTGCAGCGACTGGAGCAGGAGGGGCGGGTCGGCATCGGGGTGCTCGGGCGCCCCTACCACAATGACCCGGGCATCAACCACGGCATCCTCGACGACCTGCAGCGCAAGGGCTACCCGATCCTCTGGCAGGACGCCCTGCCCCGGGATCCAGCCACCCTCGAGCAGCTGTTTGGCGCCGAAGTCCGCGCCGGCGCCATGCGCTCGGCCCTGGCCATCGATGACGTATGGAAACACGATTTCTCGGAGCACAGCTCACGCAAACTCTGGGCGGCTAAATTCATCGCCCGCCACCCCAATCTGGTTGCCGTGGAGCTGTCGAACTTCAAGTGCGGCCATGACGCCCCAATCTACTCGGTGATCGAGGCGATCATCGAGCAATCCGGCACGCCCTACTTCTGCTTCAAGGACCTCGATGAGAACCGGCCCGGGGGGTCGATCCAGATCCGCACCGAGACCATCGACTACTTCCTGCAGCGCTACCAGGCCGACCTGCCCGCTGGACGTTCGGCCGCCTGA
- the dnaK gene encoding molecular chaperone DnaK — MGKIIGIDLGTTNSCVAVMEGNKTRVIENAEGDRTTPSVVAFAEDGEVLTGAPAKRQSVTNPENTIHAVKRLIGRRFDEDVVQRDIKEMPYKIVKADNGDAWVEAQGKKMAPPEVSARTLQKMKSTAEDYLGEEVTEAVITVPAYFNDSQRQATKDAGKIAGLEVKRIINEPTAAALAYGLDKEGGDKKVAVYDLGGGTFDVSIIEIAEVDGEKQFEVLSTSGDTFLGGEDFDKRIIDYLIQEFKKDQGIDLAQDHLALQRLREAAEKAKVELSSSQQTEINLPYITADQSGPKHMAIKLTRAKLESLVEDLVERTIEPCKTALKDAGLAAGDIQDVILVGGQTRMPKVQEKVKEYFGQDPRKDVNPDEAVAVGAAIQAGVLGGDVKDVLLLDVTPLSLGIETLGGVMTKIIEKNTTIPTKGTQTFSTAEDNQTAVTVHVLQGEREMAKDNKSLGRFDLTDIPPSPRGVPQIEVAFDIDANGILNVSAKDKATGKETGIEIKASSGLTEDEIERMVKEAEENAEEDRRQRELVEARNQAENMIHSTRKSLSDLGEQVGDAEKQEIESAISELEQVKDGEDKDAIEQKTQELATKAGELAQKAYQQAGGGDEASADAGAGETASGEQKEDVVDADFEEVKDEDGNSRK; from the coding sequence ATGGGTAAGATCATCGGCATCGACCTGGGCACCACCAACTCGTGCGTGGCGGTCATGGAGGGCAACAAGACCCGCGTGATCGAGAACGCGGAGGGGGATCGTACCACCCCGTCGGTGGTGGCCTTCGCCGAGGACGGCGAGGTGCTCACCGGTGCGCCGGCCAAGCGGCAGTCGGTCACCAACCCGGAGAACACCATCCACGCGGTGAAGCGCCTGATCGGTCGGCGCTTCGACGAGGATGTCGTCCAGCGCGACATCAAGGAGATGCCGTACAAGATCGTCAAGGCGGACAACGGAGACGCCTGGGTCGAGGCCCAGGGCAAGAAGATGGCGCCGCCGGAGGTCTCCGCGCGCACCCTGCAGAAGATGAAGAGCACCGCCGAGGACTACCTGGGTGAGGAGGTCACCGAGGCGGTGATCACCGTGCCGGCGTACTTCAATGACTCCCAGCGTCAGGCCACCAAGGATGCCGGCAAGATCGCCGGTCTGGAGGTCAAGCGCATCATCAACGAGCCGACTGCGGCGGCGTTGGCCTACGGCCTGGACAAGGAGGGCGGCGACAAGAAGGTCGCGGTCTACGACCTGGGCGGCGGCACCTTCGACGTCTCGATCATCGAGATCGCCGAGGTCGACGGCGAGAAGCAGTTCGAGGTGCTCTCCACCTCCGGCGACACCTTCCTTGGCGGTGAGGACTTCGACAAGCGGATCATTGACTACCTGATCCAGGAGTTCAAGAAGGATCAGGGCATCGATCTCGCGCAGGACCATCTGGCCCTGCAGCGTCTGCGTGAGGCCGCCGAGAAGGCCAAGGTGGAGCTCTCCTCGAGCCAGCAGACCGAGATCAACCTGCCCTACATCACCGCGGATCAGAGCGGTCCCAAGCACATGGCCATCAAGCTCACCCGGGCCAAGCTGGAGTCCCTCGTCGAGGATCTGGTTGAGCGCACCATCGAGCCGTGCAAAACCGCGCTCAAGGACGCAGGCCTTGCAGCCGGCGACATCCAGGACGTGATCCTCGTCGGTGGCCAGACGCGGATGCCGAAGGTCCAGGAGAAGGTCAAGGAGTACTTCGGCCAAGATCCGCGCAAGGACGTCAACCCGGACGAGGCCGTGGCCGTCGGCGCGGCGATCCAGGCCGGTGTGCTCGGGGGCGACGTCAAGGACGTCCTGCTGCTCGACGTCACGCCGCTGTCGCTGGGTATCGAGACCCTGGGCGGGGTGATGACCAAGATCATCGAGAAGAACACCACCATCCCCACCAAGGGGACGCAGACCTTCTCCACCGCCGAGGACAACCAGACCGCCGTAACGGTCCACGTCCTCCAGGGCGAGCGGGAGATGGCCAAGGACAACAAGTCCCTGGGTCGTTTCGACCTGACCGATATCCCGCCGTCGCCGCGGGGCGTGCCGCAGATTGAGGTCGCCTTCGACATCGACGCCAACGGCATCCTCAACGTCTCGGCCAAGGACAAGGCCACCGGCAAGGAGACCGGCATCGAGATCAAGGCCTCCTCCGGGCTGACCGAGGACGAGATCGAGCGTATGGTCAAGGAGGCCGAGGAGAATGCCGAGGAGGATCGGCGTCAGCGGGAGCTGGTCGAGGCCCGCAACCAGGCCGAGAACATGATCCACTCGACGCGCAAGTCGCTGTCCGATCTCGGTGAGCAGGTGGGTGACGCCGAAAAGCAAGAGATCGAGAGCGCGATCAGCGAGCTCGAGCAGGTCAAGGATGGCGAAGACAAGGACGCCATCGAACAGAAGACCCAAGAGTTGGCGACCAAGGCCGGTGAGCTGGCGCAGAAGGCGTATCAGCAGGCCGGTGGTGGCGACGAGGCCTCCGCGGATGCGGGCGCCGGTGAGACGGCGTCCGGCGAGCAGAAGGAGGACGTCGTGGACGCCGACTTCGAGGAGGTCAAGGACGAGGACGGCAACTCCCGTAAGTGA
- a CDS encoding NAD(+) kinase, which produces MDEHPPPPFPTVGIIGKPGDPAIAGLVERLLPMLEARGCTALLDEQSMPETGDDRHPQRVSRETLLDACDLIIAIGGDGTLIHIARAVAGRRDVALMGINRGRLGFLVDIAPEHLDEVAQILDGQHVVDERLLLHAEIRSNEDDTLLREDVAINEVVLHRWNTARMIELVTRIDGEPLSDHRSDGLILATPTGSTAYAMAGGGPIVHPNLHAMLLVPVCPHTLSNRPLVVDGSSRIEIDVHPRFIEHVRVSCDSQNDLTLQAGSRLVVRAHPSPVRLVHPPGYSYFNLLRAKLGWGGPLCNIEPFGA; this is translated from the coding sequence ATGGACGAACATCCACCACCGCCCTTCCCCACCGTCGGCATCATCGGCAAACCGGGCGACCCGGCCATCGCCGGACTGGTCGAGCGGTTGCTTCCCATGCTCGAGGCGCGAGGCTGTACGGCACTGCTCGATGAGCAGTCCATGCCGGAGACCGGCGACGACCGCCATCCGCAGCGGGTTTCCCGCGAGACCCTGCTCGATGCCTGCGACCTGATCATCGCCATCGGAGGGGACGGCACCCTGATCCATATCGCCCGGGCCGTGGCCGGTCGCCGGGACGTGGCGCTGATGGGGATCAATCGCGGCCGCCTCGGCTTCCTGGTGGACATCGCCCCGGAGCACCTGGACGAGGTCGCACAGATTCTCGACGGTCAGCACGTCGTCGACGAGCGCCTGCTCCTCCACGCCGAGATCCGCTCGAACGAGGATGACACCCTGCTGCGCGAAGACGTGGCCATCAACGAGGTCGTCCTGCACCGCTGGAACACCGCACGGATGATCGAGCTGGTCACGCGGATCGACGGCGAGCCGCTCAGCGACCACCGCTCCGATGGACTGATCCTGGCTACCCCGACCGGCTCAACCGCCTACGCCATGGCCGGTGGCGGCCCCATCGTGCACCCCAACCTGCACGCCATGCTGCTGGTCCCCGTCTGCCCGCACACACTGAGCAACCGTCCACTGGTCGTCGACGGCAGCAGCCGCATCGAGATCGACGTCCATCCGCGGTTCATCGAACATGTCCGGGTCAGCTGCGATAGCCAGAACGACCTGACCCTGCAGGCGGGCAGCCGGCTCGTCGTACGGGCCCATCCGAGCCCGGTCCGCCTCGTGCACCCGCCGGGCTACAGCTACTTCAACCTGCTCCGCGCCAAGCTCGGCTGGGGCGGGCCGCTGTGCAACATCGAACCGTTCGGCGCATAG
- the dnaJ gene encoding molecular chaperone DnaJ, whose protein sequence is MAKRDYYEVLGVNKNASDAEIKKAYRRMAQKFHPDRNPGDEESAERFKEVKEAYEVLSDAQKRAAYDQFGHAGVDPSAGGGPRGYGGGAGPGGPDFSDIFSDVFGDIFGSGGGRGGGRSRAFRGADLRYTLELSLEDAVRGTEEQIQVPTHVECDACKGSGSRAGSKPQTCPTCKGHGDVRVQQGFFSIQQTCPRCGGEGTMVTDPCPKCRGRGRVEDRKTLNVRIPAGVDTGDRIRLSGEGEPGERGGPPGDLYVQVAVREHEFFERDGADLHCQVPVDIVTAALGGEVEVPTLDGRVNLRIPPGTQPNQVFRLRGKGVKPVRGNRQGDLLCRIHVETPVNLTKRQRELLEEFQATLQDTGGKHHPHTSSWLDKVKRFIEEWRI, encoded by the coding sequence ATGGCGAAGCGTGACTACTACGAGGTGTTGGGGGTCAACAAGAATGCCTCCGATGCCGAGATCAAGAAGGCCTACCGGCGCATGGCCCAGAAGTTCCACCCGGACCGCAACCCGGGGGATGAGGAATCGGCCGAGCGCTTTAAGGAGGTCAAAGAGGCCTACGAGGTCCTCTCCGACGCGCAGAAGCGCGCCGCCTACGATCAGTTCGGCCACGCCGGAGTGGATCCGTCGGCTGGCGGCGGGCCGCGTGGCTACGGTGGCGGGGCCGGTCCGGGCGGTCCCGATTTCTCGGATATCTTCTCCGATGTCTTCGGCGATATCTTCGGGTCGGGGGGTGGTCGCGGCGGTGGCCGCAGCCGCGCCTTCCGCGGCGCCGATCTGCGCTACACCCTGGAGCTGAGCCTCGAGGACGCCGTGCGGGGTACCGAGGAGCAGATCCAGGTGCCGACCCACGTCGAGTGCGACGCCTGCAAGGGCTCGGGTTCGCGGGCCGGCTCCAAGCCGCAGACCTGCCCGACGTGTAAGGGCCACGGCGATGTGCGCGTCCAACAGGGCTTCTTCTCGATCCAGCAGACCTGCCCGCGCTGTGGTGGTGAAGGGACCATGGTGACCGATCCGTGTCCCAAGTGCCGGGGACGGGGTCGGGTCGAGGATCGCAAGACGCTCAATGTGCGCATCCCCGCCGGTGTCGATACCGGCGACCGAATCCGCCTCTCCGGTGAAGGTGAGCCGGGTGAGCGGGGGGGGCCGCCCGGTGATCTTTACGTGCAGGTGGCCGTGCGCGAGCACGAGTTCTTCGAGCGCGACGGCGCGGATCTGCACTGTCAGGTGCCGGTGGATATCGTCACCGCGGCCCTGGGTGGTGAGGTGGAGGTCCCCACCCTCGACGGTCGCGTCAACCTGCGCATCCCGCCGGGGACGCAGCCCAACCAAGTCTTCCGTCTGCGCGGCAAGGGCGTGAAGCCGGTGCGCGGCAACCGTCAGGGTGATCTGCTCTGCCGGATCCACGTCGAGACACCGGTCAACCTGACCAAGCGCCAGCGTGAGCTGCTTGAGGAGTTCCAGGCGACCCTGCAGGACACCGGCGGCAAGCACCATCCGCACACCTCGTCGTGGCTGGACAAGGTCAAGCGCTTCATCGAGGAGTGGCGGATATGA
- the hrcA gene encoding heat-inducible transcriptional repressor HrcA: protein MSPPHDLELGDRARILLRTLVRRYIDSGRPVGSRSLARDAGLSVSPATIRNVMADLEELGYLVAPHTSAGRVPTDRGLRFYVDCLLQVQPIGGDTVERLRQRLARDRDEGAEELADSASDLLSQLTRLAGVVTLPRCDWAVLRHVEFLPLSDCRVLAILVINERDVQNRVIRTERDFSEAELQRIANYLNAEFAGLELPRVRQSLLAAMQADQQRLDELMRSAVEVGEKALAEEQDDEGYVVAGQTNLMEFEELSDVDRLRQLFEAFTQKRDILHLLDRCARADGVQIYIGQEAGYEVFDGLSLVTARYGVAGEAAGVLGVIGPTRMAYDRIIPIVDVTARLVGSALNPPR, encoded by the coding sequence ATGAGCCCGCCGCACGATCTGGAGCTGGGCGACCGCGCGCGTATCCTGCTCCGCACGCTGGTGCGTCGCTACATCGACAGCGGCAGACCGGTCGGCTCGCGGAGCCTTGCCCGCGATGCGGGGCTCTCCGTTAGCCCGGCGACCATCCGCAACGTCATGGCCGATCTCGAAGAGCTCGGGTACCTGGTTGCGCCGCACACCTCGGCCGGGCGGGTGCCCACCGACCGCGGCTTGCGCTTCTATGTTGACTGCCTGTTGCAGGTGCAGCCCATCGGGGGGGATACCGTCGAGCGGCTGCGCCAGCGCCTGGCCCGTGACCGGGACGAGGGCGCGGAAGAGCTAGCGGACTCCGCCTCGGATCTGCTCTCGCAGCTGACCCGCCTGGCCGGGGTCGTGACTCTGCCGCGCTGCGACTGGGCGGTACTGCGCCACGTGGAGTTCCTGCCTTTATCCGATTGCCGAGTGCTGGCGATCCTGGTGATCAACGAACGGGATGTGCAGAATCGCGTCATTCGTACCGAGCGCGATTTCTCCGAAGCGGAGCTTCAGCGCATCGCCAACTACCTCAATGCCGAGTTCGCCGGTTTGGAGCTGCCGCGGGTGCGCCAAAGCCTGCTGGCGGCCATGCAGGCGGATCAACAGCGGCTCGATGAGTTGATGCGCTCGGCGGTGGAGGTCGGCGAGAAGGCCCTGGCCGAAGAGCAGGATGACGAGGGCTACGTCGTGGCCGGCCAGACCAACCTGATGGAGTTTGAAGAGCTCTCCGATGTCGATCGGCTGCGACAGCTGTTCGAGGCTTTCACGCAGAAGCGCGATATCCTGCATCTCCTCGATCGCTGTGCACGGGCCGACGGTGTCCAGATCTACATCGGCCAGGAGGCCGGTTACGAGGTCTTTGACGGCCTCTCGCTGGTGACCGCGCGCTACGGGGTCGCCGGCGAAGCCGCCGGGGTGCTCGGTGTCATCGGTCCGACCCGCATGGCCTACGATCGGATCATCCCGATCGTCGATGTCACCGCCCGTTTGGTGGGGTCGGCCTTGAATCCGCCCCGTTAG